In Nitrospirota bacterium, one genomic interval encodes:
- the ppsA gene encoding phosphoenolpyruvate synthase, translating to MTSTKEYIRWFEDLGSRDVPSVGGKNASLGEMIRSLKEEGIRVPDGFATTAEAYWKFLGTGGIGSKISSYLDAWRAGTMPLDKAGKAIRRLFLDAEIPEQIAAAVLSAYRELCRRYDTEDVDVAVRSSATAEDLPEASFAGQQETFLNITGGKELLDACRRCYASLFTDRAISYRDAHGFDHMKVALSVGVQKMVRSDRASAGVMFSIDTETGFPEAVVINASWGLGENVVKGAVTPDEYMVFKPLLRDPQLKPIIEKSLGTKEKKMVYATGGTGTTRNVDTTMGERRAFVLEDGEIVQLARWASVIERHYGVPMDMEWAKDGDTGELFIVQARPETVQSRREADVFTSYALKEKGELLLTGLAIGQAVSAGSALVIKSADEIGRFEEGAILVTGMTDPDWVPIMKKAKGIVTDYGGRTSHAAIVSRELGIPAVVGTGSATKVLRDGEEITLSCAEGDQGHIYKGMLEFEETEMRLEDVPRVKTQMMMNISSPAAAFRWWRLPVRGVGLARMEFIVNNIIKIHPMALVRFDQVEDTNARRAIEELTAGYGDKAEYFIENLAYGIARIAASRYPDEVIVRMSDFKTNEYADLIGGRQFEPEEENPMLGFRGASRYYSDRYREGFALECRALKRVRDEIGMTNVVIMIPFCRTLEEADRVLDVLSHNGLRRGERGLQVYVMAEIPSNIILAEQFAERFDGFSIGSNDLTQLVLGVDRDSAELKALFDERNEAVKRMIRSLIETAHRSGVKVGLCGQAPSDYPEFAEFLVEAGIDSISLNPDSVLPVIPHVAKAEQAALTPA from the coding sequence ATGACATCGACGAAAGAATATATACGCTGGTTCGAGGACCTGGGTTCGCGCGACGTGCCGTCGGTGGGCGGAAAAAACGCCTCGCTGGGAGAAATGATCCGCTCCCTCAAGGAGGAAGGCATTCGCGTGCCCGACGGCTTTGCCACTACCGCCGAGGCTTATTGGAAGTTCCTCGGGACCGGCGGCATCGGAAGCAAGATCTCATCGTATCTGGATGCGTGGCGTGCAGGGACGATGCCGCTCGACAAGGCGGGAAAGGCTATACGCCGCCTCTTCCTGGACGCGGAGATCCCGGAGCAGATCGCCGCGGCTGTTCTGAGCGCCTACCGGGAGCTCTGCCGCCGCTATGACACGGAGGATGTGGATGTCGCGGTCAGGAGCAGCGCCACTGCGGAGGACCTTCCCGAGGCGAGCTTTGCCGGTCAGCAGGAGACCTTTCTCAACATCACCGGCGGGAAAGAGCTGCTCGACGCATGCAGGCGGTGCTACGCCTCGCTCTTCACCGACCGGGCGATAAGTTATCGCGATGCCCACGGGTTCGACCACATGAAAGTGGCGCTCTCGGTCGGGGTGCAGAAAATGGTGCGCTCCGACAGAGCGAGCGCGGGGGTGATGTTCTCGATCGATACCGAAACCGGGTTCCCGGAGGCGGTGGTGATCAACGCCTCGTGGGGGCTGGGCGAGAACGTGGTCAAGGGTGCGGTGACTCCCGATGAGTATATGGTCTTCAAGCCCCTGCTGAGGGATCCGCAGCTGAAGCCGATCATCGAGAAGAGCCTCGGCACCAAAGAGAAGAAGATGGTCTATGCAACCGGAGGGACCGGCACCACCAGGAATGTCGACACCACCATGGGGGAGCGCCGCGCGTTCGTCCTGGAGGACGGCGAGATCGTACAGCTTGCGCGGTGGGCTTCGGTCATCGAGCGGCATTACGGCGTGCCGATGGATATGGAATGGGCCAAGGACGGCGATACGGGAGAGCTGTTCATTGTGCAGGCGCGGCCCGAAACCGTACAGTCCCGGAGAGAGGCGGACGTATTCACGTCCTACGCGCTGAAAGAGAAAGGGGAGCTGCTGCTTACCGGCCTCGCTATCGGCCAGGCTGTTTCGGCGGGCAGTGCCCTCGTCATCAAGAGCGCCGATGAAATCGGCCGTTTCGAGGAAGGGGCCATCCTGGTCACGGGGATGACCGATCCCGACTGGGTGCCGATCATGAAGAAGGCGAAAGGCATCGTCACCGACTACGGCGGCCGGACCTCCCATGCAGCGATCGTGAGCAGGGAGCTCGGGATCCCCGCGGTTGTCGGCACGGGCAGCGCCACAAAGGTCCTGCGGGACGGCGAGGAGATAACGCTCTCCTGCGCCGAGGGCGATCAGGGCCATATCTATAAAGGCATGCTCGAGTTCGAGGAGACCGAGATGCGCCTGGAGGACGTCCCCCGCGTCAAGACGCAGATGATGATGAACATCTCCAGCCCTGCAGCGGCATTCCGGTGGTGGCGCCTGCCGGTGAGAGGAGTGGGCCTGGCGAGGATGGAGTTCATCGTCAACAACATCATAAAAATCCACCCGATGGCCCTTGTCCGTTTCGATCAGGTGGAGGACACGAACGCGCGAAGAGCGATCGAAGAGCTTACGGCGGGCTACGGGGATAAGGCAGAGTATTTCATCGAGAACCTGGCGTACGGTATCGCCAGGATCGCCGCATCCCGCTACCCCGACGAGGTCATCGTCCGCATGAGCGACTTCAAGACGAACGAGTACGCCGATCTCATCGGCGGACGGCAGTTCGAGCCGGAGGAGGAGAATCCCATGCTCGGGTTTCGCGGCGCCTCGCGCTACTACAGCGACCGTTACCGGGAGGGTTTTGCGCTCGAGTGCAGGGCGCTCAAACGGGTCCGCGACGAGATAGGGATGACCAACGTCGTCATCATGATACCGTTCTGCCGGACCCTGGAGGAAGCCGACAGGGTGCTCGATGTGTTATCGCACAACGGGCTCAGGCGCGGCGAGCGGGGCCTCCAGGTGTATGTCATGGCGGAGATACCCTCCAACATCATCCTCGCCGAGCAGTTCGCGGAGCGTTTCGACGGCTTTTCGATAGGGTCGAACGACCTGACGCAGCTCGTGCTCGGCGTGGACCGCGATTCGGCGGAGCTGAAAGCGCTCTTCGACGAGCGCAACGAGGCGGTCAAGAGAATGATCCGGAGCCTGATCGAGACCGCCCATCGGAGCGGCGTCAAAGTCGGCCTCTGCGGCCAGGCGCCGAGCGATTACCCCGAATTCGCGGAATTCCTGGTAGAGGCGGGCATCGACTCCATATCGCTCAATCCCGACAGCGTCCTCCCGGTGATCCCCCACGTAGCGAAGGCCGAACAGGCCGCACTGACACCCGCCTGA
- a CDS encoding AI-2E family transporter, with translation MAVPKFYIALLIVLAVLFGYLSYLVAAPFLSSLVWALAFSVVFHPVYAFLLTYVRWKSLAASLVLGLILALIAGPLSYVAVLLGRELFSLAEYLESGGISSFGDIARHPLFREAVEAIADITSVPEEKVTRTIMSNLSTAGRELAFRITGFAESLLAALLNLFFMTVAIFFLLKDGAGLFRKVRDSLPFAAERKETVARRVKDIIFSTMYGGVVIAMVQGLLGGIAFFGLGFSSPVLWGFIMAVASFLPAVGTLAVWGPVTVYLFVQEEVVKGIILAAVGVFGISMVDEFLRPYVIGSRTRMPFPVLFFSVIGGVQQFGLLGLVAGPMILVIFASVMEVLRGVERARQGESSVS, from the coding sequence ATGGCCGTTCCGAAATTCTATATCGCCCTCCTGATCGTCCTCGCCGTACTCTTCGGCTATCTCAGCTATCTCGTGGCAGCGCCGTTCCTTTCCTCTCTCGTATGGGCCCTCGCGTTCTCGGTCGTCTTTCACCCGGTGTATGCGTTTCTCCTCACCTATGTGCGGTGGAAATCTCTCGCCGCCTCCCTGGTGCTGGGGTTGATCCTCGCGCTCATCGCGGGCCCGCTCTCCTATGTGGCGGTTCTGCTGGGGAGGGAGCTGTTCTCCCTCGCGGAATATCTCGAGAGCGGCGGGATATCGAGCTTCGGCGATATCGCCCGGCACCCGCTCTTCCGGGAGGCGGTCGAGGCGATTGCGGATATCACCTCGGTTCCCGAGGAGAAGGTAACCCGGACGATCATGAGCAATCTCTCGACAGCAGGAAGAGAGCTCGCCTTCAGGATCACGGGCTTTGCCGAAAGCCTCCTTGCCGCACTCCTCAATCTCTTTTTCATGACGGTCGCAATCTTCTTCCTCCTGAAGGACGGCGCCGGGCTCTTCCGGAAGGTCCGCGACTCCCTGCCTTTTGCGGCGGAGCGGAAAGAGACCGTGGCGCGGCGCGTCAAGGACATCATCTTCTCGACCATGTACGGCGGCGTCGTCATCGCCATGGTCCAGGGACTCCTGGGAGGGATCGCTTTCTTCGGCCTCGGCTTCTCGTCTCCGGTCCTCTGGGGATTCATCATGGCCGTCGCCTCATTCCTTCCGGCAGTCGGAACGCTCGCTGTCTGGGGCCCTGTCACCGTCTACCTCTTCGTTCAAGAGGAGGTCGTCAAGGGCATCATCCTCGCCGCAGTGGGGGTGTTCGGCATCAGCATGGTGGATGAGTTCCTGAGACCCTACGTCATCGGCAGCAGGACACGCATGCCCTTTCCCGTTCTCTTCTTCAGCGTCATCGGCGGCGTGCAGCAGTTCGGCCTGCTGGGGCTCGTAGCGGGCCCGATGATCCTGGTCATCTTCGCCTCGGTCATGGAGGTCCTGCGGGGAGTCGAGAGAGCGCGGCAGGGCGAGAGCAGCGTTTCTTGA
- a CDS encoding HAD-IC family P-type ATPase: MNETWYQRTVQETFAELGASEHGLSDAAAKERLERYGPNKLAEEEEISKLRILLHQVASPLIYILIIAAIVTFILRELIDTGVIMAVVIFNAVIGFFQEYKAEQSIRALKQMVVPKARVLRDGKEREIRSEELVPGDIVLLASGTRVPADMRVTHALELKVEEAMLTGESLPSEKHSRPINEDHLSPGDQRNMLFMGTIVLSGRARGVVVATGSATVLGTIASEVREFEVSRTPLQRKFDRFAKWIGVIVLAASIALFGVGVLVGEDIRSMFMTMVAAAVATVPEGLPIVVTITLAIGVARMARQHAIIRKLPAVETLGSTTVIGSDKTGTLTKNEMTVKAIYDGKRIYEVEGSGYEPAGEIRGGGKAEDPEAMQRLRRVLRIGLLCNESDIYEEEGRYKADGDPTEAALIVSALKGGLDREEEQEEYPQIGIVPFESERGYMATLHRHRGRTLVFVKGGPEKVLDMCARYSVDNGDEGPEREEIARRAARFAEEGLRVLALAYKEAPPEMDELTHHDAESGLTFAGLQGMIDPPRPEAIEAVEGCKRAGIRVVMITGDHAITAKAIAKKIGIAEGDEAVLTGKELEEMDDAALFEQVKTVSVYARVSPHHKLRIVEQLKTNGEIVAVTGDGVNDAPALKAAHIGIAMGRSGTDVAKEASDMVLTDDNFASIFNAVKEGRIVFDNIRKVVFFLIPTGIAAIISIIGTVLLGLPIPYLPSQLLWINLVTNGLQVIALSFEPGERNVLTRPPLDPREGIMSRVLIERTVLVGLLISAGVVYNFFISLRGPGSLEHARTVAVTTMVVFQFLQAWNSRSEYQSVFRMRPLGNPFLFYGMIASFLAQGAVIYLPALQWVFRTEPIAVGEWARILAVAATVIAAVEIDKAVRRAKRGTS, encoded by the coding sequence ATGAACGAGACCTGGTACCAGCGCACTGTTCAAGAGACCTTTGCCGAGCTCGGCGCCTCCGAGCACGGCCTGTCCGACGCAGCGGCGAAGGAGCGCCTCGAGCGGTACGGTCCGAACAAGCTCGCGGAAGAGGAGGAGATAAGCAAGCTCCGGATACTCCTGCACCAGGTCGCCAGCCCGCTCATCTATATCCTCATCATCGCCGCGATAGTCACGTTCATCCTGAGAGAGCTGATCGATACCGGCGTCATCATGGCGGTCGTCATCTTCAATGCGGTCATCGGGTTCTTCCAGGAGTACAAGGCCGAGCAGAGCATACGGGCGCTCAAGCAGATGGTGGTCCCCAAGGCGCGGGTGTTGAGAGACGGCAAGGAGCGGGAGATAAGGAGCGAGGAACTGGTTCCGGGCGACATCGTGCTGCTCGCCTCGGGCACGAGAGTGCCCGCGGATATGCGGGTGACCCATGCTCTCGAGCTGAAGGTCGAGGAGGCGATGCTGACCGGTGAGTCGCTTCCCTCCGAAAAGCATTCCCGTCCGATCAACGAGGACCATCTGTCCCCGGGAGACCAGAGGAACATGCTCTTCATGGGGACCATTGTCCTGAGCGGCAGGGCCAGAGGGGTCGTCGTCGCCACGGGCTCCGCTACGGTGCTCGGGACGATCGCGAGCGAGGTGAGGGAGTTCGAGGTGAGCAGGACCCCCTTGCAAAGGAAGTTCGACCGGTTCGCCAAATGGATCGGCGTGATCGTCCTCGCCGCCTCGATAGCGCTGTTCGGTGTCGGGGTCCTCGTCGGCGAGGATATCCGGAGCATGTTCATGACCATGGTCGCCGCTGCGGTGGCGACCGTTCCCGAAGGACTGCCCATCGTCGTTACCATAACCCTTGCGATCGGGGTCGCGCGGATGGCGCGGCAGCATGCGATCATCAGGAAGCTCCCCGCGGTCGAGACCCTCGGCAGCACGACGGTCATAGGCTCCGACAAGACCGGGACCCTGACCAAGAACGAGATGACCGTGAAGGCGATCTATGATGGCAAGCGTATCTATGAGGTTGAGGGGAGCGGCTATGAGCCTGCAGGGGAGATACGCGGAGGAGGGAAGGCCGAGGACCCTGAAGCGATGCAGCGTCTGAGGCGTGTCCTCCGCATAGGGCTGCTCTGCAACGAGTCGGACATTTACGAGGAGGAGGGGCGGTACAAGGCCGACGGCGATCCTACCGAGGCGGCGCTCATCGTCTCTGCGCTCAAGGGGGGGCTCGACAGGGAGGAGGAGCAGGAGGAGTATCCCCAGATCGGGATCGTCCCCTTCGAATCCGAACGGGGATACATGGCGACGCTGCACCGGCACCGGGGGCGCACCCTGGTCTTCGTCAAGGGAGGCCCCGAGAAGGTGCTGGACATGTGCGCCCGGTATTCTGTCGATAACGGTGATGAAGGGCCGGAGAGAGAGGAGATCGCCCGCCGCGCGGCACGGTTCGCCGAGGAGGGGCTGCGCGTCCTCGCCCTCGCCTACAAAGAGGCCCCCCCGGAGATGGACGAACTGACCCACCACGATGCGGAGTCAGGGTTGACCTTTGCAGGGCTCCAGGGCATGATCGACCCGCCGCGGCCCGAGGCGATAGAGGCTGTCGAGGGCTGCAAGCGCGCGGGGATCCGGGTCGTGATGATCACCGGCGACCACGCGATCACTGCAAAGGCCATCGCGAAGAAGATCGGCATTGCCGAGGGCGATGAGGCGGTCCTCACCGGCAAGGAGCTGGAAGAGATGGATGACGCGGCGCTCTTCGAGCAGGTGAAGACCGTATCCGTATACGCACGGGTATCCCCGCACCATAAGCTGAGGATCGTGGAGCAGCTCAAGACGAACGGGGAGATCGTGGCCGTTACCGGCGACGGGGTCAATGACGCGCCGGCGCTCAAGGCGGCGCATATCGGCATCGCCATGGGCAGGAGCGGCACCGACGTGGCGAAAGAGGCCTCGGACATGGTGCTCACCGACGATAACTTCGCCAGCATCTTCAATGCGGTGAAAGAGGGCAGGATCGTCTTCGACAACATCCGCAAGGTCGTCTTCTTCCTCATTCCCACCGGGATCGCCGCGATCATCTCGATTATCGGCACGGTCCTCCTGGGACTGCCCATACCCTACCTGCCTTCGCAGCTTCTCTGGATAAACCTGGTGACGAACGGCCTGCAGGTGATCGCCCTCTCGTTCGAGCCGGGCGAGAGGAATGTCCTTACCCGGCCGCCCCTCGATCCACGGGAAGGGATAATGTCCCGGGTGCTGATCGAGCGGACGGTGCTCGTCGGTCTCCTCATCTCGGCAGGCGTGGTCTATAACTTCTTCATCTCCCTCAGGGGGCCGGGGTCGCTCGAGCATGCGCGCACGGTTGCGGTGACCACGATGGTGGTCTTCCAGTTCCTCCAGGCGTGGAACAGCCGTTCCGAGTACCAATCCGTGTTCCGGATGCGCCCTCTCGGCAACCCGTTTCTCTTCTACGGCATGATCGCCTCGTTCCTCGCCCAGGGTGCGGTCATTTATCTGCCGGCGCTCCAGTGGGTCTTCAGGACCGAGCCGATAGCGGTCGGCGAGTGGGCGCGGATTCTCGCCGTCGCTGCCACGGTCATCGCTGCCGTCGAGATCGACAAGGCGGTGAGGAGGGCGAAGAGGGGCACGTCCTGA
- a CDS encoding ferric reductase-like transmembrane domain-containing protein — MGHFVRSAFWIGVYFIVVMTPLLVMLVGPTPPGRGFWRELSVGLGFAGLSMMGLQFFLTGRFRSITFPYGIDVVYHFHRSISLIAFLFILLHPVMIFAASPDALVLMIPAMMPRRTAAGLLGLLAFGIVIGTSLYRMKLGLRYEAWRALHGYASVAAVTLSVVHIVGVSYYVQGNLKRGVWIAVVIAWVLALVYVRLIKQAKMLKAPYRIERVIKERGRSWTLVLSPEGHEGMRFRPGQFAWLTAGRSPFSIREHPFSFSSSAMDTRTITMTVKELGDFTGKIGEIPPGTRAYIDGPYGTFTIDTRNAPSYVFIAGGVGITPVMSILRTMADRRDARPVVLIYGNKTWEEVTFREDLEELKQRLAMRVVHVLDSPHEGWEGERGRVTAGLIARYLPENRMECAYFICGPEPMQRGVRAALDALGLPLEQVESESFNFV, encoded by the coding sequence ATGGGACATTTCGTGCGAAGCGCGTTCTGGATCGGGGTGTACTTCATCGTCGTGATGACGCCCCTTCTCGTTATGCTGGTCGGCCCTACGCCTCCGGGCCGCGGCTTCTGGCGGGAGCTCTCGGTCGGGCTCGGCTTTGCAGGCCTCTCGATGATGGGACTCCAGTTCTTCCTGACAGGGCGCTTCCGGAGCATCACCTTTCCCTACGGGATAGATGTGGTCTACCACTTCCATCGCTCCATTTCGCTGATCGCGTTCCTCTTCATCCTTCTTCACCCTGTCATGATCTTTGCTGCGAGTCCCGACGCCCTTGTGCTTATGATCCCGGCAATGATGCCGCGGCGGACGGCGGCAGGACTGCTCGGGCTGCTGGCGTTCGGCATAGTGATCGGGACATCCCTCTACCGGATGAAGCTGGGCCTGCGCTATGAGGCATGGCGTGCTCTTCACGGGTACGCGTCGGTTGCGGCGGTGACGCTCTCGGTCGTCCATATCGTGGGCGTCAGCTACTATGTGCAGGGGAACCTGAAACGGGGGGTCTGGATTGCGGTAGTCATCGCATGGGTACTCGCCCTTGTCTACGTGCGGCTCATCAAGCAGGCGAAGATGCTCAAAGCTCCCTATCGAATAGAAAGGGTCATCAAGGAGCGGGGGAGATCGTGGACCCTGGTGCTCAGTCCCGAGGGCCACGAGGGCATGCGCTTCAGGCCGGGCCAGTTCGCATGGCTCACGGCAGGCAGGTCCCCGTTTTCGATCAGGGAGCATCCCTTCTCCTTTTCATCGAGCGCCATGGACACGAGGACGATCACGATGACCGTAAAGGAGCTCGGCGACTTCACGGGGAAGATCGGGGAGATACCGCCCGGCACCCGCGCCTATATCGACGGTCCGTACGGGACCTTCACCATCGATACGAGGAACGCGCCATCTTATGTCTTTATCGCGGGAGGCGTCGGCATCACGCCGGTGATGAGCATACTCCGCACCATGGCCGACCGGCGTGATGCGCGGCCCGTGGTGCTCATCTACGGGAACAAGACCTGGGAGGAGGTGACCTTCCGGGAAGATCTCGAGGAGTTGAAGCAGCGTCTTGCGATGCGGGTCGTGCATGTGCTCGACAGTCCGCACGAAGGCTGGGAGGGAGAGCGGGGCCGGGTTACAGCCGGGCTCATAGCCCGCTATCTCCCGGAGAACAGGATGGAGTGCGCGTATTTCATCTGCGGGCCTGAGCCGATGCAGCGCGGTGTCAGGGCCGCCCTGGATGCACTGGGACTGCCGCTCGAGCAGGTCGAGTCCGAGAGCTTCAATTTCGTATAG
- the otsB gene encoding trehalose-phosphatase, with amino-acid sequence MKAPIQRKGAAYTIAKADFDAVVFDLDGVVTDTATVHAEAWKRMFDEFLEEYAVRNGIPFTPFDRDADYRLYIDGRPRIDGVRSFLRSRDIRLPEGAPGDAPGKESVHALGNLKNRYFREQLERQGVRAYGSTVALIHALKRQGIKTAVISSSKNAAPVLEAAGLAGLFDVKVDGIDAERLGIEGKPAPDILLEACRQLGAEPGRTAVVEDALAGVRAGRAGGFKLVIGVARKGDRDALLGNGADIAVEDLSEVGAEDAGEREFLPSALDSVSEIAQKAAGKRLAVFLDYDGTLTPIVETPDRAVMTEDMRQVITRLAQYCTVGIISGRDLGDVRDKVAVGSAVYAGSHGFDISGPGGTMEGPAGIEEFLPVLDEAEEELSRGLGAVRGALVERKRFAIAVHYRRVAPEEVRTVEEVVDRVASGYPQLRKTYGKKVFELRPSIDWDKGKALLSLLRTLGLGSEGVLPVYIGDDVTDEDAFRELRGRGLGIVVRDEPFETAAAYSLKDPGEVRELLRALIPLCKGGRDEQLDADV; translated from the coding sequence GTGAAGGCGCCGATACAGCGCAAAGGCGCCGCATATACTATTGCAAAGGCGGACTTCGACGCGGTCGTCTTCGACCTGGACGGCGTGGTCACGGATACCGCAACGGTCCACGCAGAGGCGTGGAAGAGGATGTTCGACGAGTTCCTCGAAGAGTACGCAGTGAGGAACGGGATCCCTTTTACGCCCTTCGACAGGGACGCGGACTATCGTCTCTACATCGATGGGAGACCGAGGATCGACGGGGTTCGGAGCTTCCTCCGGTCGAGGGATATACGCCTGCCCGAGGGCGCTCCCGGGGATGCGCCCGGAAAGGAGAGCGTGCATGCACTGGGCAATCTGAAGAACAGGTATTTCAGGGAGCAGCTCGAGAGGCAAGGGGTCAGGGCGTACGGATCGACCGTGGCTCTCATACACGCGCTGAAAAGACAGGGCATCAAGACAGCCGTCATCTCGTCGAGCAAGAACGCCGCCCCGGTGCTCGAGGCCGCGGGCCTTGCCGGACTCTTCGATGTGAAAGTGGACGGCATCGATGCAGAGCGGCTCGGTATCGAGGGCAAGCCGGCGCCGGACATCCTCCTCGAGGCCTGCCGTCAGCTCGGCGCGGAGCCGGGGAGAACGGCTGTCGTCGAGGATGCTCTCGCAGGCGTCCGGGCGGGCCGGGCCGGAGGGTTCAAGCTCGTGATCGGCGTGGCCCGGAAGGGCGATAGGGATGCCCTGCTCGGCAACGGCGCGGACATTGCGGTCGAGGACCTGTCGGAGGTCGGGGCGGAGGACGCCGGAGAGAGAGAATTCCTGCCCTCGGCGCTCGACAGCGTGAGCGAGATAGCGCAGAAGGCCGCCGGGAAACGGCTCGCCGTGTTCCTCGATTACGACGGCACCCTCACTCCCATCGTCGAGACGCCGGACAGAGCGGTTATGACGGAGGATATGCGGCAGGTGATTACGCGCCTGGCGCAGTATTGTACGGTGGGGATCATCAGCGGACGCGACCTCGGCGATGTGCGGGACAAGGTGGCGGTCGGCTCCGCCGTTTACGCAGGGAGCCACGGCTTCGACATTTCCGGGCCGGGGGGTACGATGGAAGGCCCCGCAGGGATCGAAGAATTCCTGCCCGTCCTGGACGAGGCGGAGGAAGAGCTGTCACGCGGGCTCGGCGCTGTACGAGGAGCCCTGGTGGAGCGGAAGCGGTTCGCGATCGCGGTCCATTACCGCCGTGTCGCCCCCGAAGAGGTGCGCACGGTCGAGGAGGTAGTGGACAGGGTCGCCTCCGGTTACCCGCAGCTCAGGAAGACCTACGGCAAAAAGGTATTCGAGCTCCGGCCCTCGATCGACTGGGACAAGGGGAAGGCCCTCCTCTCGCTCCTCCGCACCCTCGGCCTGGGCAGCGAAGGAGTCCTGCCGGTCTATATCGGCGATGATGTGACCGACGAGGACGCCTTCAGGGAGCTTCGGGGCCGGGGGCTGGGGATCGTGGTGCGGGACGAACCGTTCGAGACAGCAGCAGCATACAGCCTGAAGGACCCCGGCGAGGTACGGGAGCTCCTGCGTGCGCTGATCCCCCTTTGCAAAGGAGGCCGCGATGAACAGCTGGACGCTGACGTATGA